Proteins encoded in a region of the Saccharothrix ecbatanensis genome:
- a CDS encoding carbohydrate kinase family protein, with the protein MTGIVVVGDAGLDVVARHAGPIVHGGDSRASVTIEPGGAGANTAVWLAACGTSPVLVARVGADSAGRQVHSELTTAGVRCAFAVDPEAATCCVVVLVDDTGQRSMLPDRGANARFSPADLDPGLLRDASHLHLSGYVLLDASSRAAGVAALRAARDAGLTTSVDPQSAALIYDGFLDDVRGVDVLLPNTEELVALTGSASPASASALLDVVGAVALTSGADGASWVDRDGVVSVPAEDVECVDSTGAGDAFDAGLLAAWLSGASRRDALLGGVRAAARAVSGIGAQPVRPGVSQPVRPGASQPSMT; encoded by the coding sequence GTGACGGGAATCGTGGTCGTCGGCGACGCCGGGCTGGACGTGGTGGCCCGGCACGCGGGGCCGATCGTGCACGGCGGCGACTCGCGGGCGTCGGTGACCATCGAGCCCGGTGGCGCGGGGGCGAACACGGCGGTGTGGCTGGCAGCCTGCGGCACGTCTCCGGTGCTGGTGGCACGGGTCGGCGCCGATTCGGCGGGACGTCAGGTGCACTCGGAGCTGACGACGGCCGGTGTGCGGTGCGCGTTCGCGGTCGACCCGGAGGCGGCGACGTGCTGCGTGGTGGTGCTGGTGGACGACACCGGCCAGCGGAGCATGTTGCCCGATCGGGGCGCCAACGCCCGCTTCTCCCCCGCAGACCTCGACCCGGGGCTGCTGCGGGACGCGTCCCACCTGCACCTTTCCGGGTACGTGCTGCTGGACGCGTCGTCGCGGGCGGCCGGGGTGGCGGCGTTGAGGGCGGCACGGGACGCGGGGCTGACCACGTCGGTGGACCCGCAGTCGGCGGCGTTGATCTACGACGGGTTCCTGGACGACGTGCGCGGGGTGGACGTGCTGCTGCCCAACACCGAGGAGTTGGTGGCGCTCACCGGGTCCGCGTCGCCCGCGTCGGCGTCCGCGTTGCTGGACGTCGTGGGAGCGGTGGCGTTGACGTCCGGGGCGGACGGCGCGAGCTGGGTGGACCGGGACGGCGTGGTGTCCGTGCCGGCCGAGGACGTCGAGTGCGTGGACTCGACCGGGGCCGGTGACGCGTTCGACGCCGGGTTGCTGGCGGCGTGGCTGTCGGGGGCGTCACGGCGGGACGCGTTGCTCGGCGGCGTGCGGGCGGCGGCTCGGGCGGTGTCCGGGATCGGCG
- a CDS encoding pseudouridine-5'-phosphate glycosidase: protein MSTPSITDEVRSALAENRPVVALESTILSHGLPPGRNREVAERLEGVVRAAGAVPATIAVLGGVPKIGLTSTELDYVCDPANDLVKLSRRDLGAAYALKRDGATTVASTAALAAAAGIGVFATGGLGGVHRGARETWDVSADLDVLATTPVLVVCSGVKSILDMGATLELLETRSVPVLGFGTDRFPAFYRRESEFDVPWRVDSVADAAAVVAAHRTVPGSAGVLLANPIPVEFEMAADLHERLLTEGLELLRERDVHGKEVTPVLLEHFHTASGGVSLDANEALVVSNASLAALVAVELAA from the coding sequence GTGAGTACGCCGAGCATCACCGACGAAGTCCGATCCGCCCTGGCCGAGAACCGGCCGGTGGTCGCGTTGGAGAGCACGATCCTGTCCCACGGGCTACCGCCCGGCCGCAATCGCGAGGTCGCCGAACGGCTCGAAGGCGTGGTGCGCGCCGCGGGCGCGGTGCCGGCCACGATCGCCGTGCTCGGCGGTGTGCCCAAGATCGGGCTGACCTCCACCGAACTCGACTACGTCTGCGATCCCGCCAACGACCTGGTGAAACTGTCCCGGCGTGACCTGGGCGCCGCGTACGCGTTGAAGCGCGACGGCGCGACGACGGTCGCCAGCACGGCGGCGTTGGCGGCTGCCGCCGGCATCGGGGTGTTCGCCACCGGTGGCCTGGGCGGCGTGCACCGGGGCGCGCGGGAGACCTGGGACGTGTCCGCCGACCTGGACGTGCTGGCCACGACGCCGGTGCTGGTGGTCTGCTCGGGCGTGAAGTCGATCCTCGACATGGGCGCGACGCTGGAGCTGCTGGAGACCCGTTCGGTGCCGGTGCTCGGTTTCGGCACGGACCGGTTCCCCGCGTTCTACCGGCGTGAGTCGGAGTTCGACGTGCCGTGGCGGGTGGACTCGGTGGCGGACGCCGCGGCTGTGGTAGCGGCGCACCGGACCGTGCCGGGGTCGGCGGGCGTGCTGCTGGCCAACCCGATCCCGGTCGAGTTCGAGATGGCCGCCGACCTGCACGAACGGCTGCTGACCGAGGGCTTGGAGCTGCTGCGCGAGCGTGACGTGCACGGCAAGGAGGTCACGCCGGTGCTGCTGGAGCACTTCCACACCGCGAGCGGCGGTGTGAGCTTGGACGCGAACGAGGCCCTGGTGGTGTCGAACGCCTCGCTGGCCGCGCTGGTGGCCGTGGAGCTGGCGGCGTGA